The Streptomyces lienomycini sequence TGACCGCGACGAGTGCCGGCCTGCCGTCGACGGTGCGCACCGCGGGGCCGCCGGCGTCGCCCTGGCAGACCGAGGCGCCGTCCTGCCCGCCGAGGGTGACGTCGCCGCCGCCGACCGCGGTGACGGAGAACGTCCCGGTGTGCCGGTCGAGCGGCACCCATGCGCTCGCCGTACGGCCGTGTCCGACGACCGTCAGCTCCTGCCCGGCGGCGGGAGCCGCGGCGGCGACGGGGACGGGCGTCACGCCCGGCACGGGCTGCGCGAGACGGGCCAGCACGAGGTCGCGCTCGCCGTGCGGGCGGAGCTCCACGACGTTGCGGACCTGGTCGCCGCCCACGGTCGCGACGGTCTTCAGCGGGGGCGGCCCGGCCGGGACCGAGGAATCGGCGGCGGGGTCGTCGACGAAGCAACTGGCCGCCGTCAGCAGCCACTCGGGGGAGATCAGCGAGCCCGAGCAGCCCCGCTGGTGATCGCCGACGAGCAGCCGGGCGGTGAAGCCGTAGTCGGCCTCACCCGCGGGTTGGCCGACCACCGCGTGCGTCGGAGCGGCGGCCAGGAACAGCAGCGGTGCCGCGCCGAGCAGCGCCGCGGCCCTGACTCCGGCGGCCCGCAGGGCGCCGCCCCGCCGGAGCCGTCTCGGAGGTGAAACGGTCTTGACACGTGCGTTCATCGCAGTCCTAGGGATCGTCCGGCCGTGCTGGCTGAGGGCTGCGGTCCGCCGACTGTTTCCCACCGGTCGAAGAGCACCGGGACCCGCCCACGCACACGGCCCCTCCACCCCTGGTTCACAAGAAGAACCCCGTACCCGCACCCCTCGGTCATCCAAGACGACGCTTCGTGATCCCGTCCACGGTTCGAAACGAGGCAAACTGACCGTACGTCACGAACAGGCCGTGACGTACGTCACTTGACGGTCAGCGGCAGCAGCTTCTTGCCGGTCGGGCCGACCTGAATGGACGTGTCCATGGCGGGGCACACGCCGCAGTCGAAGCACGGCGTCCAGCGGCAGTCGTCGACCTCGGTCTCGTCGAGGGCGTCCTGCCAGTCCTCCCACAGCCACTCCTTGTCGAGTCCGGAGTCGAGGTGGTCCCAGGGCAGGACCTCCTCGTAGCCGCGCTCGCGGGTGGTGTACCAGTCGACGTCCACGCCGGTCGGCTCCAGGGCCTTGTCGGCGCAGGCCATCCAGCGGTCGTAGGAGAAGTGCTCGCGCCAGCCGTCGAAGCGGCCGCCGTCGTCGTAGACGGCGCGGATGACGGCGCCGAGGCGGCGGTCGCCGCGGGAGAGGAGGCCCTCGACGATGCCGGGCTTGCCGTCGTGGTAGCGGAAGCCGATGGAGCGGCCGTACTTCTTGTCGCCGCGGATCTTGTCGCGGAGCTTCTGGAGGCGGGCGTCCGTCTCCTCGGCCGACAGCTGCGGCGCCCACTGGAAGGGGGTGTGGGGCTTGGGGACGAAGCCGCCGATGGAGACCGTGCAGCGGATGTCGCCGGAGCCGGAGACCTCGCGGCCCTTGGCGATGACGCGGGTGGCCATGTCGGCGATCTGGAGGACGTCGTCGTCGGTCTCGGTGGGCAGGCCGCACATGAAGTACAGCTTCACCTGGCGCCAGCCGTTGCCGTAGGCCGTCGCGACGGTCCGGATGAGGTCGTCCTCCGAGACCATCTTGTTGATGACCTTGCGGATCCGCTCGGAGCCGCCCTCGGGGGCGAAGGTGAGGCCGGAGCGGCGGCCGTTGCGGGTCAGCTCGTTGGCCAGGTCGATGTTGAAGGCGTCGACGCGGGTGGACGGGAGGGACAGGCCGATCTTGTCCTCCTCGTACCGGTCGGCGAGGCCCTTGGCCACGTCGGCGATCTCCGTGTGGTCGGCGGAGGAGAGGGAGAGCAGGCCGACCTCCTCGAAGCCGGTCGCCTTGAGGCCCTTGTCGACCATCTCGCCGATGCCGGTGATGGAGCGCTCGCGCACCGGGCGGGTGATCATGCCGGCCTGGCAGAAGCGGCAGCCGCGGGTGCAGCCGCGGAAGATCTCCACCGACATGCGCTCGTGGACGGTCTCGGCGAGCGGGACGAGGGGCTGCTTGGGGTAGGGCCACTCGTCGAGGTCCATGACGGTGTGCTTGGAGACGCGCCACGGGACGCCGGAGCGGTTGGGCACGACGCGGGCGATGCGGCCGTCGGGGAGGTACTCGACGTCGTAGAAGGCGGGGACGTAGACGCCGCCGGTCCTGGACAGGCGGAGCAGGAGCTCCTCGCGGCCTCCCGGACGGCCCTCGGCCTTCCAGGCGCGGATGATCGCGGTGACCTCCAGGACGGCCTGTTCGCCGTCGCCGATGACCGCGCAGTCGATGAAGTCCGCGATCGGCTCGGGATTGAACGCCGCGTGGCCGCCGGCCAGGACGATCGGGTCGTCGATGCCGCGGTCCGCCGCCTCCAGCGGGATGCCCGCCAGGTCGAGGGCGGTGAGCATGTTGGTGTAGCCCAGCTCCGTGGAGAAGGAGAGGCCGAACACGTCGAAGGCGCCGACCGGGCGGTGGCTGTCGACCGTGAACTGCGGGACGGAGTGCTCCCGCATCAGCTCCTCGAGGTCCGGCCACACGCTGTAGGTGCGCTCGGCGAGGACGCCCTGCTGCTCGTTGAGCACCTCGTAGAGGATCATGACGCCCTGGTTGGGCAGGCCGACCTCGTAGGCGTCGGGGTACATCAGGGCCCAGCGGACGTCGCAGGATTCCCAGTCCTTGACCGTGGAGTTGAGCTCTCCGCCGACGTACTGGATCGGCTTCTGCACATGCGGGAGCAGCGCTTCGAGCTGCGGAAACACGGACTCGGCGGCCGGGGAGGCTTCGGCAGGCATCTCACGGGACCTTCGTGTGCTGACAAGGGGGACCATCCAGCCTAACCCGACCGGACAGGTCCCCCTTACCGCTCACCCCGCGGGTGCCGGGCTACGCCGACATCGGTCTCTGCACGGTGATCGACTGGAGCAGCCCCACCGCTATCCACACGGCGAACATGGAGGAGCCGCCGTAGGAGACGAAGGGCAGGGGCAGACCGGTGACCGGCATGATGCCGAGGGTCATGCCGACGTTCTCGAACGCCTGGAAGGCGAACCACGCGGCGATCCCGGCGGCGACGACCGTCCCGTACAGGTCCGGGGTGCCGCGGGCGATCCGGCACGCGCGCCAGAGGACCACGCCGAGCAGGGCGATGATGAGGCCCGCGCCGAGGAAGCCCAGTTCCTCGCCGGCGACGGTGAAGACGAAGTCGGTCTGCTGCTCGGGCACGAACCGGCCGGTGGTCTGCGAGCCGTGGAAGAGGCCGGAGCCGGTGAGTCCGCCGGAACCGATGGCGATGCGGGCCTGGTTGGTGTTGTAGCCGACGCCCGCGGGGTCGAGGGCCGGGTTGGCGAAGGCGGCGAAGCGGGCGATCTGGTAGTCGTCCAGGATGCCGAGCTGCCACACGGCGAGCGCCCCGGCGGTGCCCGCGCCGAGCAGCCCGAAGATCCAGCGGTTGCTGGCGCCGGAGGCGAGCAGGACGCCGAGCACGATGATGACCATGACCATGACCGACCCGAGGTCGGGCATGAGCATCACGATCAGCATCGGCACGGTGGCCAGGCCCAGGGCCTGGAGCACGGTGCGGTGGTCGGGGTGGGGCCGGTCCCCCGCGTCGACGCGTGCGGCCAGCAGCATCGCCATGCCCAGGATGATCGTGATCTTCACGAACTCCGAGGGCTGCAGCGAGAAGCCGCCGGGGAGCTTGATCCAGGAGTGGGCGCCGTTGATCGTCGAGCCGAGCGGGGTGAGCACCAGCAGGATCAGGGCCACGGACGCGCCGTAGAGGACGGGCACGGCGGTGCGCAGGGCGCGGTGGCCGAGCCAGACGGTGGCGACCATCAGGGCGAGCCCGATGCCGGTGTTCAGCAGGTGGCGGGTGAGGAAGTAGTACTGGTCGCCCTGGTTGAGTTCGGTGCGGTTGCGCGTCGCGGAGTAGACGAGCAGCGAACCCATCAGGGACAGCGCGACGGCGGCCAGCAGTATCGGCCAGTCGAGCCGCCGGGCCATGGAGTCCCGGGCGAAGAGGCGGGTCCAGCCTCCCTTGTCGGGGCCGTATCCGGAGACGTGGAAGCTGTTGCCGGTCATGTGCGTGCCCTCCGGCTTCTTCCCCTGGCGCCCGGCCGGGCGCCGCGCCCGGCGCCGCGTGCGCCGCCGCGCCGCCGCCGGCGGCGGGTGTCGCGGTTGCCCCCGTTCTGGTTGGGGGTGGTCGCCGGCTGGTCGCCCTCCTCGACGGGGGCGTACTCCTCGTCCGGGGAGGCCTTCTCGTCGGGCTGAAGTTCCTTGACGACGTCCTCGGGCATCTTCGGCGAGAGGATCGTGCCGTCGGACCTGATCTTCGGGAGCTGGGCCTGCGGCTTGGGCAGCAGGGCCTTCTTCGGGTCGATGTCGCCGTCGTCGGAGACGCCGTACAGCGCGTCGTAGATGTTGCGGACGGCGGGTCCCGAGGCGCCGGAGCCGGTGCCGCCCTGGGAGATCGTCATGACGATCGAGTAGTCCTTGGTGTACGTCGCGAACCAGGACGTGGTCTGCTTGCCGTACACCTCGGCCGTGCCGGTCTTGGCGTGCATCGGGATCTTGTCCTGCGGCCAGCCGACCTGGGCGAACCGCCAGGCGGCGGTGCCGCGGCTGGCGACGCCGGCGAGGGCCTCGTCCATCTTGGCGAGCGTGGTCTTGCTTATCGGCAGCTTGCCGTGCGCCGTGGGCGCGATCTCGCGGACCGACTTGCCGTCGGGGCTGACGACGGCCTTGCCGATGCTCGGGTCGTAGAGGGTGCCGCCGTTGGAGATGGCGGCGTAGATGGTGGCCATCTGGATGGGGGTGACGAGGGTGTCGCCCTGGCCGATGGAGTAGTTGATGGAGTCACCGGCGCGCATCTTGTTGCCGCTGTGGCAGTTCTCGTACGCGATCTTCTCGACGTAGGAGCCGTCCTTCTTGCCGGACTTGCACCAGGCGTCCTTGTTGGCCTCCCAGTACTCCTGCTTCCACTCGCGGTCGGGGACGCGGCCGCTGACCTCGTTGGGGAGGTCGATGCCGGTCTTGGCGCCGAGGCCGAACTGGTGGGCGGCCTTGTAGAAGTAGTCGTTGGGGTCCTTGGGGTTCATCCCGCCGTCCTTCTTCCACTCCTGGTGGGCCAGGCGGTAGAAGACGGTGTCGCAGGAGAGTTCCAGGGCGCGGCCGATGGTGATCATGCCCTCGTTGGCCGACTCGAAGTTCTTGAAGATCTGACCGCCGACGTCGTAGGCGCTGGAGCAGTCGTAGTTGCCGTCGAAGTCGTAGCCGGCCTCGACCGCGCCGGCCGAGGAGACGACCTTGAAGATGGAGCCGGGGGCGGCCTGGCCCTGGGTGGCGCGGTTGAGCAGCGGGTAGTTGGAGTCCTTGCCGGTGAGCTTCTTGTAGTCCTTGGCGGAGATGCCGCCGACCCAGGCGTTGGGGTCGTAGTCCGGGTTGGAGGCCATGGCGACGACGCGGCCGGTCTTGGCCTCCATCACCACGACCGCGCCCGCGTCGGCCTCGTAGAGCCGGTTGGTGTTGCGGTCCATCTCCTTGCGGGCGGCCTTCATCGCCTCGTTCAGCTCGTACTCGGCGACCCGCTGGACGCGGGCGTCGATGCTGGTGACGAGGTTGGAGCCGGGGGTGCCGGGGTCGGACTCGGCCTCGCCGATGACGCGGCCGAGGTTGTCGACCTCGTAGCGGGTGACACCGGCCTTGCCGCGCAGCGCCTTGTCGTACTGGCGCTCCAGGCCGGAGCGGCCGACCTGGTCGGAGCGCAGGAAGGGCGAGTCGGTGTCCTGGGCCTTCTGCAGCTCCTCGTCGGTGACCGGCGAGAGGTAGCCGAGGACCTGGGCGGTGTTGGACTCGCCGGGGGCGGCGTAGCGGCGTACGGCCATGGGTTCGGCGGTGATGCCGGGGAAGTCCTCGGCGCGTTCGCGGATCTGCAGGGCCTGCTTGACCGTGGCCTCGTCGGTGACGGGGATCGGCTGGTAGGGCGAACCGTTCCAGCAGGGCTGCGGGGTCTCGGCGTCGCAGAGGCGGACCTTGTCGATGACGTCCTGGGGCTTCATGCCGAGGACGCCGGCGAGCTTGGTGAGGACCGCCTTGCCGTCGTCCCTCATCTTCAGCAGGTCGGTGCGGGAGGCGGAGACCACGAGCCGGGTCTCGTTGTCGGCGAGGGCCACGCCGCGGGCGTCCAGGATCGAGCCGCGGGTGGCGGGCTGGACGACCTGCTGGACGTGGTTGCCGGAGGCCTTCTCGGCGTACTCGTCGCCCTGGCGGATCTGGAGGTACCAGAGGCGGCCGCCGAGGGTGGCGAGGAGGGAGAGGACGAGGATCTGGATGACGACGAGCCGGGTCTGGACGCGGGTACTGCGGCCGGTCTCCGGAATGTTAGTCATGGGCGCAGCCCATCCGGTTGAGGGTGGTGGTGGGCGACGGGTGGGGATCGGTCACTGGTTCTGGCTCCCCCTCACGAAGTATGTGCTGTTGGAGTGGTGCCGCCCGGTCACAGCCGCTTGACCCCCTTGATGCGTCCGGCGCGGGCCACCCGGGCGCGGGCCGTCTTCATCCGCAGCGCGTTGCGCTGTCTGCCGATGCGCAGGCCGGTGCCTGAGGAGAGCCAGCCGGAGGAGATGTCGGGGCTCTGGGCCGCGGAGTTGGTGTCGGCCAGCGGGTCGTTGTCGGCGCGGCGGGCGAGGGCCATGACGCCGGGGACGACGAAGGGCGCGAGCAGCAGGTCGTACAGGGAGGCCGTGAACAGCAGGCTGGGCAGGCCGACATGGCGGGCGGCGGTGTCGCCGACGAGGGCGCCGACACCGGCGTAGAGCAGGGTGGTGCCGATGGCGGCGCCGACGACCACGACCATGGGGCCGGTGGCCGACCGGAGCCGTCCGTTCTCCGGTTTGGCGAGGCCGGCGAGGTAGCCGATGACGCAGAGCACCAGGGCGTAGCGGCCGGCGGCGTGGTCGGCGGGTGGGGCGAGGTCGGCGAGGAGTCCGGCGCCGAAGCCGACGAGGGCGCCGCCGACGTGGCCGTAGACCAGGGCGAGGCCGAGGACGGTGAGCAGCAGCAGGTCGGGGACGGCGCCGGGCAGGTGGAGGCGGGCGAGGACGCTCACCTGGACCACCAGGGCGACGACGACCAGGGCGACGGACAGCAGGATCCGGTTGACGCGCATGGGGTGAAGGCTCCTACGGCTCGGTCTGCTCGTTCTGCTGGTCGGTCTGGTCGTTCTGGCCGGTCGCGTCGTTCTGACCGGTCGCGTCGTTCTGCCCGGCCTCGTCGTTGCGGTCCTGGCCCTCGGGGTCGGCGCCCGGGGTGACGGTGACCGTCACGGTCGGCGTGGGCTTCGGCTTGTCCTTCTCCGGGAGCACCGTGTCGCGCGGGTCCTTCTGCGGGGCCTGGACGACGACGCCGACGATGTCGAGCTTGGTGAAGCTGACGAACGGGGTGACCTCGAGGATGCGGGTCAGGTCGCCGCCGTTGGGGTCGACGCGGGTGACGGTGCCGACGGGCACGCCGGGCACGAACGGCCTGTCGGCCTGGGAGCCGAAGGTGACGAGGCGGTCGCCCTTCTTCACGTCGGCCTTGCCGTTGAGGAGTTCGACGCGCAGGGGGCGGCCGCCCTGTCCGGCGGCGAAGCCGAGTTCGTCACCGGCCTCCATCCGGGTGCCGACGGTGAAGTCCGGGTCGTTGGCGAGCAGCACGGTGGCGGTGTTCGGGCCGACAGTGGTCACGCGTCCGACGAGGCCGTCGCCGTTGAGGACGGTCATGTCGCGCTTGATGCCGTCGTCGGCGCCGACGTCGATCGTGATCGTCCAGGAGAAGCCCTGTGCGGCTCCTATGGCGATGACCTGGGCGCCCTTGATGCCGTACTGGCCGGCTCCGGCGAGCCCGAGCATCTTGTCGAACTGCTTGAGCCGGCTGCGGCCGCGCTCGTCGCTGCCGAGCTTCGCCTTCAGGGTCGCGTTCTGCGTTTCCAGTTCGGCGAGCCGGTCGTGCCGGTCGCCGGAGTCGCGGACCGCGGAGACCGCGTTGCCGACCGGGTCGACCGCGGAGGACACCCCGTTCTCGATCGGACCGAAGACGGTGGCCGCGGCCTGCCGGGCACCGTCGACCGGTGAGTCCTCCCCACCGCGGATGTCCACCGTGATCAGCGCGAACGCGATGGCGATCAGCAGCACCAGGAGCAGCCGGCTCTCTTTCGTGTCCCTCACGTGCGGCGGCCGTGCCTTCCTCGTCGAAATTCGGGAATCTCGGAATGTACGTGGCGGTGTTCAGGAATTCAGCTGATTCGGTACGTCGGGCGCGTGCGACGCATCGGGCACTTCGCACGCATCCGGTACTGGAACCCTCTATATCAACGATCCGCCGCACGAGAGGAGATCGTCTCGTACGGCGGAACCGAAGTGTTACGTCATCTGCGCGGCGAGGCGTCCAGCACCTGCTGGAGCGCCTCGAACTCCTCGACGCACTTGCCGCTGCCGAGCGCGACGCTGTCGAGCGGGTCCTCGGCGATGTGGATCGGCATTCCGGTCTCCCGGCGCAGCCGTTCGTCGAGCCCGCGCAGCAGCGCACCGCCACCGGTCAGGACGATGCCCCGGTCCATGATGTCGCCGGACAGCTCCGGCGGGCACTTGTCGAGGGTCGTCTTCACGGCGTCGACGATGGCGTTGACCGGCTCCTCGATCGCCTTGCGCACTTCGGCGGCGGAGATGACGACGGTCTTGGGCAGCCCGGAGACGAGGTCCCGGCCGCGGATTTCGGTGTGCTCGTCGGAGTCGAGGTCGTACGCGGAACCGATCGTGATCTTGATCTGTTCGGCCGTGCGCTCACCCAGCAGAAGGCTGTACTCCTTCTTCACGTGCTGGATGATCGCGTTGTCCAGCTCGTCACCCGCGACGCGGATGGACTGGGCGGTGACGATGCCGCCGAGCGAGATGACCGCGACCTCCGTGGTGCCGCCGCCGATGTCCACCACCATGTTGCCCGTGGCCTCGTGGACCGGCAGGCCGGAGCCGATGGCCGCGGCCATGGGCTCCTCGATGATGTGCACCTGCCGGGCGCCGGCCTGGGACGACGCCTCGATGACGGCACGGCGCTCGACGCCGGTGATGCCCGAGGGCACACAGACGACGACCCGCGGACGAGCCAGATACCGCCGCTTGTGGATCTTCAGGATGAAGTAGCGGAGCATCCGCTCGGTGATCTCGAAGTCGGCGATGACGCCGTCCTTCAGCGGGCGCACGGCAACGATGTTGCCGGGCGTGCGCCCGATCATCTTCTTCGCTTCGGCGCCGACCGCGAGGATGCCACCGGTGTTGGTGTTGATCGCGACGACGGACGGCTCGTTGAGTACGATCCCGCGACCCCTGACGTACACCAGCGTGTTGGCGGTCCCGAGGTCGACAGCCATGTCACGGCCGATGAACGACATTGAGTTCCCCATCAGGATTCGACTGGCCTTCCCAGGAGCTTTTGAGGGCTTTTCAGGTAGGCGAAGTGGGTGCAGTGACGCGTGGAGGCTTCTATCGTAGACGCGCTTTCGCGAACACTGCGCGAGGGTCTTCGCCATTGTCAGCAGATGGCGGGCCGCCTCGCTCCTGGAGACGGGCCAACGGTGGGATCCGTTCCCCCGATCAGGCGCGCATATGCCACAGGGCGGTCGCTTTTGCGCGACCGCCCCGGCTCCGCCTGAGCCATTCGGCTGACGTGACGTCAGAAAAAAGCCTCTCCGGCGTGTTGCGAAGGGGGCTCAGACCCGGCCCGGGAAGAAGATCTTCAGCTCGCGCTCGGCGGACTCCTCGGAGTCGGAGGCGTGGATCAGGTTCTCCCGGACGATCACGCCGTAGTCGCCGCGGATGGAGCCGGGCGCGGCGGCGATCGGGTCGGTCGGGCCGGCCAGCGCGCGTACGCCCTCGATGACCCGCTCGCCCTCGACGACCAGGGCGACGACCGGGCCGGACGCCATGAACTCGACCAGCGGCTCGTAGAAAGGCCGGCCGACGTGCTCGGCGTAGTGTTGCTCCAGGAGGGCACGGTCCAGCGTCCGCTGTTCCAACGCGGTGATCTGCCAGCCGGCCTTGCGCTCGATACGGCTGATGATCTCGCCGACCAGTGAGCGGCGGACGGCATCCGGCTTCAGGAGGACGAGAGTGCGCTGGGTCATGATGTGCGGCTCCTTGCAGGCCAGAAAGACGAATGGCCTGAGGCTACCGGGTCGGGCTCTGCGACTGGCACCCGGACCGCTCCCAGTAGGCCCCGCTATGTGCGGGGAGCAGGATCAGCAGTACGCCGAGCACAAGGGTAAGCCGGGAACATCTCCGCGTGTGCGGAGAGGGCCCGGGTGCCACAAGCAGTAAAGCACCCGGCACCGACAAAACCCTGCTACGCCTGCTGCGCGGCGAACCTCGCCTTCGCCTCGTCGATCTTCCGCCCGTAGTGCACGGACGCCCACCACAGGGCGCCGAAGATCGCGCCCAGGAAGAACATGGTCGGCACGACGAAGCCGGAGGCGATCAGGGCGATCTGCAGGGCCCACCCGAAGGCGACCCCGCCGGGACGGGTCACGAAGCCGCACAGTGCGACGCACAGGAACATCGCGATGCCGCTGACCGTCCACACGGTCCCCATGGACAGGTCGGGGTCCTTCATGGCGACCAGTCCGGCGAAGCCGATCACGAAGACCTCGCCGATCAGAGTCGAAGCACAGAGCGTACGCACGGTTACTCAGCCCTTCCCGAGGAGCAGTCGGGCCTCGCCGACGGTGAAGACGGAACCGGTGACGAGGACACCGCCGCCCGCGAACTCGCCCTCTTCCTCGGCCAGCGTGATCGCGGCCTCCAGGGCGTCCGGCAGCCGCGGCTCGACCTGGACGCGGTCCTCGCCGAAGACCTCGACGGCGACCGCGGCGAGCGCGTCGGCGTCCATCGCCCGCGGGCCGGTGTTCTGGGTGACGACGATCTCGGCGAAGACCGGCTCGAACGCCTCGAGCAGTCCCCGCGCGTCCTTGTCGCCGCTGACGCCGACCACTCCGACGAGCCGGCTGAACTGGAAGGCCTCCCCGACCGCCTCGGCGGTGACCCGGGCGCCCGCCGGGTTGTGCGCGGCGTCAAGGACCACGGTCGGCGAGCGCCGCACCACCTCCATCCGGCCCGGCGAGGCGACGGAGGCGAAGGCCTTGCGGACGGTGTCGACGTCCAGTGGCTCGGGGCGCTGCGCACCGACGCCGAAGAACGCCTCGACGGCGGCCAGCGCGACCGCCGCGTTGTGTGCCTGGTGGGCGCCGTGCAGCGGCAGGTAGACCTCGGTGTACTCGCCACCGAGTCCGCGCAGGGTCATCAGCTGCCCGCCGACGGCGACCTCGCGGGCGACGACGCCGAACTCCAGCCCCTCGCGGGCCACGGTGGCGTTGACGTCCACGGCCTTCTTCAGCATGACCTGCGCCGCGTCCACCGGCTGCTGGGCCAGGATGACGGTGGCGTCCTGCTTCACGATGCCGGACTTCTCGACCGCGATCTCGCCGGGCGTCTCGCCGAGCCGGTCGGTGTGGTCCAGGTCGATGGGGGTGACGACGGCGACGTCCCCGTCGATGACGTTGGTGGCGTCCCAGGAGCCGCCCATGCCGACCTCGACGACGGCCACGTCCACGGGCGCGTCGGCGAAGGCCGCGTACGCCATGCCGGTGAGCACCTCGAAGAACGACAGCCGGTACTCCTGCCGCGCGTCGACCATCTCGACGTACGGCTTGACGTCCTCGTACGTCTCGATGAACCGCTCGGCGGGGATCGCCGCGCCGTCCAGGCTGATGCGCTCGGTGATCGACTGCACGTGCGGCGAGGTGTACCGCCCGGTGCGCAGCTCGAAGGCGCCGAGCAGGGCCTCGATCATGCGGGCGGTGGAGGTCTTGCCGTTGGTGCCGGTGATGTGGATGGAGGGGTACGAGCGCTGCGGCTCGCCCAGTACGTCCATCAGCGCGGCGATCCGGGTGACGGACGGCTCCAGCTTGGTCTCGCCCCAGCGGGTCGCCAGCTCCGTCTCGACGGCGCGCAGGGCCGCGTCCACCTCGGGGTCCTCGGGGCGCCCGGGGACGTCGGCCTGCGGAGGGCCGCCCTGGGTGCGCAGGGTGCGGCTGCCGGCCTCGATGACG is a genomic window containing:
- the folC gene encoding bifunctional tetrahydrofolate synthase/dihydrofolate synthase; translation: MSDIPGENDQPDPLDPFDEIIDAETTRDPDLAVIEAGSRTLRTQGGPPQADVPGRPEDPEVDAALRAVETELATRWGETKLEPSVTRIAALMDVLGEPQRSYPSIHITGTNGKTSTARMIEALLGAFELRTGRYTSPHVQSITERISLDGAAIPAERFIETYEDVKPYVEMVDARQEYRLSFFEVLTGMAYAAFADAPVDVAVVEVGMGGSWDATNVIDGDVAVVTPIDLDHTDRLGETPGEIAVEKSGIVKQDATVILAQQPVDAAQVMLKKAVDVNATVAREGLEFGVVAREVAVGGQLMTLRGLGGEYTEVYLPLHGAHQAHNAAVALAAVEAFFGVGAQRPEPLDVDTVRKAFASVASPGRMEVVRRSPTVVLDAAHNPAGARVTAEAVGEAFQFSRLVGVVGVSGDKDARGLLEAFEPVFAEIVVTQNTGPRAMDADALAAVAVEVFGEDRVQVEPRLPDALEAAITLAEEEGEFAGGGVLVTGSVFTVGEARLLLGKG